The following are encoded together in the Aneurinibacillus sp. REN35 genome:
- the rpsQ gene encoding 30S ribosomal protein S17: MAEERNARKVVLGRVVSDKMDKTIVVLVETYKKHPLYGKRVKYSKKFKAHDEQNTAKIGDLVKIMETRPLSKDKRWRLVEVVEKAVII, translated from the coding sequence ATGGCAGAAGAACGCAATGCACGTAAAGTTGTTCTTGGTCGAGTTGTTTCTGACAAAATGGACAAAACAATTGTTGTTCTGGTCGAAACATACAAAAAGCACCCGCTTTACGGAAAGCGCGTGAAATATTCCAAGAAGTTCAAAGCTCATGATGAGCAAAACACTGCAAAGATCGGCGATCTAGTTAAAATCATGGAAACTCGCCCGTTGTCAAAAGACAAACGTTGGAGACTGGTTGAAGTGGTTGAGAAAGCCGTTATTATTTAA
- the rpmC gene encoding 50S ribosomal protein L29, producing MKANEIRNLTTAEIEQKVTSMKEELFNLRFQLATGQLENPARIRQVRKDIAKAKTILRERELGIS from the coding sequence ATGAAAGCTAATGAAATTCGCAACCTAACCACTGCCGAAATTGAACAAAAAGTCACTTCCATGAAGGAAGAGCTTTTCAACCTCCGTTTTCAATTAGCGACTGGTCAATTAGAAAACCCTGCACGTATTCGTCAAGTGCGCAAAGATATCGCAAAAGCAAAAACGATCCTGCGTGAACGTGAATTAGGCATTAGCTAA
- the rplP gene encoding 50S ribosomal protein L16 produces MLIPKRVKHRKQHRGKMRGQAKGGTQVTFGEYGLQALEASWITNRQIEAARIAMTRYIKRGGKVWIKIFPDKPITAKPLEVRMGSGKGSVEGWVAIVKPGKVMFELAGVPEEVAREAMRLAMHKLPVKCKFVKREELGGDANES; encoded by the coding sequence ATGTTGATCCCTAAACGCGTAAAACACCGCAAACAACATCGCGGAAAAATGAGAGGTCAAGCTAAAGGCGGTACTCAAGTAACGTTTGGTGAATATGGCCTTCAAGCTTTAGAAGCCTCTTGGATTACAAACCGTCAAATCGAAGCCGCTCGTATTGCGATGACTCGTTACATCAAACGTGGCGGTAAAGTATGGATTAAAATTTTCCCAGACAAACCGATCACTGCGAAGCCGCTTGAAGTACGGATGGGTTCCGGTAAAGGTTCTGTTGAAGGCTGGGTAGCAATCGTAAAACCTGGAAAAGTAATGTTTGAGCTGGCTGGCGTACCTGAAGAGGTAGCTCGTGAAGCAATGCGTCTGGCTATGCACAAACTTCCGGTTAAATGTAAGTTTGTAAAACGGGAAGAATTGGGTGGTGACGCAAATGAAAGCTAA
- the rpsC gene encoding 30S ribosomal protein S3, with protein sequence MGQKVSPIGLRVGVIRDWESKWFAEKDYADLLHEDLKVREYVKTQLKDASVSTVEIERAANRLNVSIHTAKPGMVIGKGGSEVEKLRKALSALTGKKVHININEIKNPDMDATLVAQSIARQLENRISFRRAQKQSLQRSMRAGAQGIKTMVSGRLGGADIARSEGYSEGTVPLHTLRADIDYGTAEADTTYGKIGVKVWIYRGEVLPQAKKRTQEEGGQ encoded by the coding sequence GTGGGTCAAAAAGTTAGCCCGATAGGACTTCGGGTTGGCGTCATCCGTGATTGGGAATCCAAGTGGTTCGCAGAGAAGGATTACGCTGATCTGTTACACGAAGATCTTAAGGTACGTGAATATGTAAAAACCCAGTTGAAAGACGCTTCCGTTTCTACTGTTGAAATCGAGCGTGCTGCCAACCGTCTAAATGTTTCTATCCACACTGCTAAGCCAGGTATGGTTATTGGTAAAGGTGGTAGTGAAGTTGAGAAGCTTCGCAAAGCGCTGTCTGCTTTGACTGGCAAGAAAGTGCACATCAACATCAACGAGATCAAAAATCCTGATATGGATGCGACTCTTGTTGCACAAAGCATCGCACGTCAATTGGAAAACCGTATTTCTTTCCGTCGTGCACAAAAACAATCTCTGCAACGTTCTATGCGTGCAGGTGCTCAAGGTATCAAAACAATGGTAAGTGGTCGCCTTGGTGGCGCGGATATCGCTCGTTCTGAAGGATATAGCGAAGGAACAGTTCCGCTTCACACACTGCGTGCTGATATTGATTATGGTACAGCTGAAGCCGATACTACGTACGGAAAAATCGGCGTTAAAGTATGGATTTATCGCGGAGAAGTTCTTCCTCAAGCGAAGAAGAGAACTCAAGAGGAAGGAGGCCAATAA
- the rplV gene encoding 50S ribosomal protein L22, which translates to MEAKAVARNIRIAPRKMRLVVDLIRGKQVGEAIAILKHTPKASSPVVEKVLMSAIANAEHNLNLDANNLVITKVFVDEGPTLKRFRPRAMGRASRINKRTSHVTVILSEK; encoded by the coding sequence ATGGAAGCTAAAGCGGTAGCTCGTAATATCCGTATTGCTCCTCGCAAGATGCGCCTGGTAGTTGACTTAATCCGTGGCAAGCAAGTAGGCGAAGCAATCGCCATTCTGAAGCACACGCCGAAAGCATCTTCTCCGGTTGTGGAGAAAGTCTTAATGTCAGCTATTGCAAATGCAGAGCACAACCTGAACCTTGACGCAAATAACCTGGTTATCACCAAGGTATTTGTTGATGAAGGTCCAACACTGAAACGTTTCCGTCCTCGCGCCATGGGTCGTGCGAGCCGAATCAATAAACGTACAAGTCACGTTACAGTAATTTTATCCGAGAAATAA
- the rpsS gene encoding 30S ribosomal protein S19: protein MGRSLKKGPFVDDHLMKKVEEQNEKGDKKVIKTWSRRSTIFPDFIGHTFAVYDGRKHVPVYVTEDMVGHKLGEFAPTRTFKGHVDSDKKTRR, encoded by the coding sequence ATGGGACGCAGCTTAAAAAAGGGACCTTTTGTTGATGATCATTTAATGAAAAAGGTCGAAGAGCAAAATGAAAAAGGCGACAAAAAGGTTATCAAAACTTGGTCTCGCCGCTCTACAATCTTCCCTGACTTCATTGGTCATACATTTGCAGTGTACGACGGACGTAAACACGTACCTGTATATGTAACCGAAGATATGGTCGGACATAAACTTGGAGAATTCGCTCCAACTCGTACCTTTAAAGGTCACGTTGATTCCGACAAGAAAACAAGAAGATAA
- the rplB gene encoding 50S ribosomal protein L2, whose protein sequence is MAIKKYKPTSPGRRQMTVSTFDEITTSTPEKSLLAPKSKTAGRNNQGKITVRHHGGGHKKKYRIIDFKRNKDGIPGRVATIEYDPNRSANIALINYADGEKRYILAPNGLQVGMTIVSGPDADIKVGNALPLANIPVGTVIHNIELKAGKGGQLVRSAGTEAQLLGRDGEYVIVRLASGETRMIRKECRATIGQVGNLEHELINIGKAGRSRWLGKRPTVRGSVMNPNDHPHGGGEGRAPIGRSGPLTPWGKPTLGAKTRKKNKHSSKYIIRSRKK, encoded by the coding sequence ATGGCAATTAAAAAGTATAAACCGACTTCTCCTGGTCGCCGTCAAATGACTGTGTCTACTTTTGATGAGATTACAACTTCCACCCCGGAAAAATCTCTACTTGCGCCGAAAAGCAAAACAGCTGGCCGCAATAACCAAGGTAAAATCACAGTTCGTCATCATGGTGGCGGTCATAAGAAGAAATATCGTATCATTGACTTCAAACGTAACAAAGACGGTATTCCTGGTCGCGTTGCTACAATCGAATACGACCCGAACCGTTCTGCAAACATTGCGCTGATCAACTACGCTGATGGTGAAAAGCGCTACATCCTGGCTCCGAATGGTCTGCAAGTAGGCATGACTATTGTATCCGGTCCGGATGCTGATATTAAAGTAGGTAACGCACTGCCGTTGGCTAACATCCCGGTAGGTACAGTTATCCACAATATCGAGTTAAAAGCAGGTAAAGGCGGACAGCTCGTTCGTTCTGCTGGTACAGAAGCTCAATTGCTTGGTCGCGATGGCGAATACGTAATCGTGCGTCTGGCTTCTGGCGAAACTCGTATGATCCGTAAAGAGTGCCGTGCAACAATTGGTCAAGTTGGTAACCTTGAGCATGAACTTATCAACATCGGTAAAGCAGGTCGTTCTCGCTGGTTAGGCAAGCGCCCTACAGTCCGCGGTTCTGTAATGAACCCGAATGATCACCCACACGGTGGTGGTGAAGGTCGCGCTCCGATCGGTCGTAGTGGCCCGCTTACTCCTTGGGGTAAACCGACACTTGGTGCGAAAACTCGTAAGAAAAACAAGCATTCTAGCAAATACATTATCCGCAGCCGCAAGAAGTAA
- the rplW gene encoding 50S ribosomal protein L23, protein MKDPRDIIKRPVITERTADMMSSNKYVFEVDLRANKTEIKDAVQRIFDVKVLNVNTMRVKGKPKRVGKYFGKRSDWKKAIVQLSEDSKSLDFFEGV, encoded by the coding sequence ATGAAAGATCCTCGTGATATTATCAAGCGCCCGGTTATTACCGAACGTACTGCTGACATGATGTCCAGCAACAAATACGTATTCGAAGTTGATTTGCGTGCAAACAAAACAGAAATCAAAGATGCGGTTCAACGCATTTTCGACGTAAAAGTTTTGAACGTAAACACAATGCGTGTTAAAGGTAAGCCGAAGCGCGTAGGTAAATATTTCGGTAAACGTTCTGACTGGAAAAAAGCGATTGTGCAGCTGAGCGAAGATAGCAAATCGCTGGATTTCTTTGAAGGTGTCTAA
- the rplD gene encoding 50S ribosomal protein L4 yields the protein MPKVTLFNQAGSQVGEIELSDAVFGIEPNEAVLADAVIMQQASRRAGTHAVKNRSAVRGGGRKPWKQKGTGRARQGSIRSPQWVGGGVVFGPTPRSYSYKLPKKVRRLAIKSALSSKVKNEGIMVLDALSFDAPKTKEMVKVLGNLKVDNKVLVVTGEYNDNVALSARNIPGVKFVSANGINVLDVLHHDKLLITQDAVAKVEEVLA from the coding sequence ATGCCTAAAGTAACACTTTTCAATCAAGCTGGCTCCCAAGTAGGTGAAATCGAACTGTCCGATGCAGTATTCGGTATCGAACCAAACGAAGCGGTGCTTGCTGATGCGGTTATCATGCAACAGGCTTCTCGCCGTGCTGGTACACACGCTGTAAAAAATCGTTCCGCCGTACGTGGCGGTGGTCGTAAACCTTGGAAGCAAAAAGGAACAGGACGCGCCCGTCAAGGTAGCATTCGTTCCCCTCAATGGGTAGGCGGCGGCGTGGTTTTCGGACCAACTCCTCGCAGCTACTCTTACAAGCTTCCGAAAAAAGTTCGTCGTCTTGCGATCAAATCCGCTCTGTCTTCTAAAGTGAAGAACGAGGGAATCATGGTACTAGACGCACTGAGCTTCGATGCACCAAAAACCAAAGAAATGGTAAAAGTGCTCGGAAATCTCAAAGTGGATAACAAAGTGCTTGTTGTAACTGGTGAATACAATGACAACGTGGCACTGTCCGCTCGCAACATTCCTGGCGTGAAATTCGTTTCTGCTAACGGAATCAACGTTCTTGATGTTCTGCATCATGATAAGTTGCTGATTACGCAGGATGCAGTCGCAAAAGTTGAGGAGGTGCTTGCATAA